In Saccharomyces cerevisiae S288C chromosome V, complete sequence, one DNA window encodes the following:
- the DSF1 gene encoding mannitol dehydrogenase DSF1 (Mannitol dehydrogenase; deletion suppresses mutation of mpt5; DSF1 has a paralog, MAN2, that arose from a segmental duplication) has protein sequence MTKSDETTATSLNAKTLKSFESTLPIPTYPREGVKQGIVHLGVGAFHRSHLAVFMHRLMQEHHLKDWSICGVGLMKADALMRDAMKAQDCLYTLVERGIKDTNAYIVGSITAYMYAPDDPRAVIEKMANPDTHIVSLTVTENGYYHSEATNSLMTDAPEIINDLNHPEKPDTLYGYLYEALLLRYKRGLTPFTIMSCDNMPQNGVTVKTMLVAFAKLKKDEKFAAWIEDKVTSPNSMVDRVTPRCTDKERKYVADTWGIKDQCPVVAEPFIQWVLEDNFSDGRPPWELVGVQVVKDVDSYELMKLRLLNGGHSAMGYLGYLAGYTYIHEVVNDPTINKYIRVLMREEVIPLLPKVPGVDFEEYTASVLERFSNPAIQDTVARICLMGSGKMPKYVLPSIYEQLRKPDGKYKLLAVCVAGWFRYLTGVDMNGKPFEIEDPMAPTLKAAAVKGGKDPHELLNIEVLFSPEIRDNKEFVAQLTHSLETVYDKGPIAAIKEILDQV, from the coding sequence atgacaAAATCAGACGAAACAACAGCTACCAGCTTGAATGCTAAAACTCTAAAGAGTTTTGAATCAACTCTTCCAATACCAACTTACCCAAGAGAAGGTGTTAAACAAGGTATTGTTCATCTGGGAGTCGGTGCATTCCACCGTTCCCATTTAGCTGTTTTCATGCACCGTCTGATGCAGGAGCACCACTTAAAGGACTGGTCCATATGTGGTGTTGGTTTAATGAAGGCAGATGCACTTATGCGCGATGCCATGAAGGCCCAAGATTGCCTATACACCCTTGTGGAGCGTGGTATCAAGGACACTAACGCTTATATCGTCGGTTCCATTACTGCTTACATGTACGCTCCCGATGATCCAAGAGctgttattgaaaagatgGCCAATCCAGACACACACATTGTTTCTTTGACGGTCACAGAAAACGGTTACTACCACAGTGAAGCAACAAACTCCTTAATGACAGATGCTCCCGAGATTATCAATGATTTGAACCACCCAGAAAAGCCAGATACTCTGTATGGGTACCTATATGAAGCCCTGTTGTTGCGTTACAAGAGAGGTCTTACCCCATTCACTATTATGTCATGTGACAACATGCCCCAAAATGGTGTCACAGTAAAGACCATGCTTGTTGCATTTGCCAAGTTAAAGAAGGATGAGAAATTCGCCGCCTGGATTGAAGACAAGGTTACTTCTCCTAACAGCATGGTGGACCGTGTGACCCCACGTTGTACCGATAAAGAGCGTAAATACGTTGCTGACACCTGGGGAATCAAAGATCAATGTCCCGTTGTCGCAGAACCTTTCATCCAATGGGTTCTTGAAGACAACTTCTCCGATGGCCGTCCTCCATGGGAACTTGTTGGTGTTCAGGTCGTCAAGGATGTCGATTCCTACGAATTGATGAAGTTGCGTCTACTTAACGGTGGACATTCTGCTATGGGATATTTGGGATACTTGGCAGGCTACACCTATATACATGAGGTTGTCAACGACCCAACTATCAACAAGTATATCCGTGTTTTGATGCGTGAGGAAGTTATCCCATTATTGCCTAAAGTGCCAGGTGTTGATTTCGAAGAGTACACTGCATCAGTGTTGGAAAGATTCTCCAATCCAGCAATTCAGGACACTGTCGCACGTATTTGTTTGATGGGCTCTGGTAAGATGCCTAAGTATGTTTTGCCATCAATTTACGAGCAGTTGCGTAAACCAGATGGTAAGTACAAGTTGTTGGCAGTATGTGTTGCTGGCTGGTTCCGTTACCTGACTGGTGTAGACATGAATGGGAAGCCATTCGAAATCGAGGATCCTATGGCACCAACCTTGAAGGCAGCCGCAGTTAAGGGCGGTAAAGATCCTCACGAACTGCTTAACATTGAGGTGCTTTTCAGTCCTGAGATTCGTGACAACAAAGAATTCGTTGCACAATTGACCCACTCCCTAGAAACAGTTTACGATAAAGGGCCAATTGCCGCTATTAAGGAAATTTTAGACCAAGTGTGA
- the HXT13 gene encoding hexose transporter HXT13 (Putative transmembrane polyol transporter; supports growth on and uptake of mannitol and sorbitol with moderate affinity when overexpressed in a strain deleted for hexose family members; minor hexose transport activity when overexpressed in a similar strain; induced by non-fermentable carbon sources; induced in low glucose, repressed in high glucose; HXT13 has a paralog, HXT17, that arose from a segmental duplication) — protein sequence MSSAQSSIDSDGDVRDADIHVAPPVEKEWSDGFDDNEVINGDNVEPPKRGLIGYLVIYLLCYPISFGGFLPGWDSGITAGFINMDNFKMNFGSYKHSTGEYYLSNVRMGLLVAMFSIGCAIGGLIFARLADTLGRRLAIVIVVLVYMVGAIIQISSNHKWYQYFVGKIIYGLGAGGCSVLCPMLLSEIAPTDLRGGLVSLYQLNMTFGIFLGYCSVYGTRKYDNTAQWRVPLGLCFLWALIIIIGMLLVPESPRYLIECERHEEARASIAKINKVSPEDPWVLKQADEINAGVLAQRELGEASWKELFSVKTKVLQRLITGILVQTFLQLTGENYFFFYGTTIFKSVGLTDGFETSIVLGTVNFFSTIIAVMVVDKIGRRKCLLFGAAGMMACMVIFASIGVKCLYPHGQDGPSSKGAGNAMIVFTCFYIFCFATTWAPVAYIVVAESFPSKVKSRAMSISTACNWLWQFLIGFFTPFITGSIHFYYGYVFVGCLVAMFLYVFFFLPETIGLSLEEIQLLYEEGIKPWKSASWVPPSRRGISSEESKTEKKDWKKFLKFSKNSD from the coding sequence atgtctaGTGCGCAATCCTCTATTGATAGCGATGGAGATGTTCGAGATGCTGATATTCATGTCGCACCACCCGTGGAAAAAGAGTGGTCAGATGGATTTGATGACAACGAAGTCATAAACGGGGATAACGTTGAGCCACCAAAAAGAGGGCTCATAGGTTATCTTGTCATTTACTTACTGTGTTATCCAATATCCTTTGGGGGTTTCCTGCCTGGTTGGGATAGTGGTATCACAGCAGGTTTCATTAACATGGACAACTTTAAAATGAACTTCGGTTCTTACAAGCATAGCACTGGTGAATATTATTTGAGCAACGTGCGTATGGGTCTTCTTGTGGCTATGTTCAGTATTGGATGTGCCATAGGTGGCCTTATTTTTGCCCGTCTTGCTGATACTTTAGGTAGAAGGCTGGCAATTGTGATCGTGGTGTTGGTATATATGGTTGGTGCAATTATTCAGATCAGTTCAAATCACAAATGGTACCAGTACTTTGTCGGTAAGATCATCTACGGTCTTGGTGCTGGTGGCTGTTCGGTGTTGTGTCCAATGCTTTTGTCTGAAATAGCCCCCACAGATTTGAGAGGTGGACTGGTCTCATTGTACCAACTGAACATGACGTTCGGTATTTTCTTGGGTTATTGTAGCGTTTATGGTACGAGAAAATACGATAACACTGCACAATGGAGAGTCCCCCTTGGGCTTTGCTTTTTATGGGCTTTGATTATCATCATTGGTATGTTATTGGTTCCAGAGTCCCCAAGATATCTGATTGAATGTGAGAGACACGAAGAGGCCCGTGCTTCCATTGCCAAAATCAACAAGGTTTCACCAGAGGATCCATGGGTACTCAAACAGGCTGATGAAATCAACGCCGGTGTCCTTGCCCAAAGGGAACTAGGAGAAGCTTCATGGAAAGAACTTTTCTCTGTAAAAACTAAAGTCCTTCAACGTTTGATCACAGGTATTCTTGTGCAAACCTTTTTGCAACTTACTGGTGAAAActacttcttcttctacgGAACTACCATTTTTAAATCAGTCGGTCTTACTGATGGGTTTGAGACGTCGATCGTCCTAGGTACAGTGAACTTCTTCTCCACTATTATTGCTGTTATGGTCGTAGACAAAATTGGCCGTCGTAAATGTCTGTTATTTGGTGCAGCTGGGATGATGGCTTGTATGGTCATATTTGCAAGTATCGGGGTGAAATGTCTTTACCCTCATGGCCAGGACGGTCCTTCTTCGAAAGGTGCAGGTAATGCCATGATTGTGTTCACTTGTTTCTATATATTCTGCTTTGCAACGACATGGGCTCCTGTTGCTTATATTGTGGTTGCCGAGTCGTTCCCTTCGAAGGTCAAGTCTAGAGCCATGTCGATTTCAACTGCATGCAACTGGTTATGGCAATTTTTGATCGGTTTTTTCACACCATTCATTACTGGGTCTATCCACTTCTATTATGGTTATGTGTTCGTAGGTTGTTTGGTTGCTATGTTTTTGTacgttttcttctttttaccaGAAACGATTGGTCTATCTTTGGAGGAAATCCAATTACTATACGAAGAAGGTATAAAACCATGGAAATCTGCATCTTGGGTCCCACCTTCTAGGAGAGGTATTTCTTCCGAAGAAAGTAAGACCGAGAAGAAGGattggaagaaatttttgaagttctCAAAGAATTCTGATTGA
- a CDS encoding uncharacterized protein (hypothetical protein; expressed at both mRNA and protein levels; SWAT-GFP and seamless-GFP fusion proteins localize to the endoplasmic reticulum and mCherry fusion protein localizes to the vacuole): MKILALAVAFQGLALVCCTDTTDNYNNFTHNTSTFYRIADYDKRFWSVKLPPVNWTTCGNEDHPWITIHYDEIDKLVDDKLASWDKGPVPDREEFRNSILRQARCDRPHY; encoded by the coding sequence atgaaaattttggcACTAGCCGTCGCCTTTCAAGGCTTGGCATTGGTATGCTGTACGGATACAACAGACAATTATAACAATTTTACGCATAATACATCGACATTTTACCGCATAGCGGATTATGATAAGAGATTTTGGAGCGTAAAACTACCACCAGTGAATTGGACTACTTGCGGTAATGAAGATCATCCATGGATTACTATCCACTACGACGAGATTGATAAACTCGTTGACGATAAACTGGCAAGTTGGGACAAAGGACCTGTTCCCGATCGTGAAGAATTTAGGAACTCCATCCTTAGACAAGCGAGATGCGACCGCCCACATTACTAG
- a CDS encoding uncharacterized protein (hypothetical protein; the authentic, non-tagged protein is detected in highly purified mitochondria in high-throughput studies), with product MAFTTIRSLTIFSGSSFDMPTFFVLAKGGDGSGVFFISLHSSILYARFPLLNILSQHSPVYCSRRFPPDNDLITGLGNIRCGQLVKKALRRVCNVPPDHQLIASVRSIGYARVAFVFCTCTSECRDNLQSVTRTSGHQTTISQPCTDIQSTRKCSTIFVSAVMQTGTITFFWTFHFPIPLQRIVNQKQPPPQSYV from the coding sequence ATGGCCTTCACCACAATTCGATCGTTAACCATTTTTTCCGGTTCTTCGTTTGACATGCCTACGTTCTTCGTGCTTGCAAAAGGTGGAGATGGGTCTGGGGTCTTTTTCATTAGTCTGCACTCATCTATTTTATATGCCCGTTTTCCGCTTTTAAATATCTTGTCGCAACACTCTCCAGTATACTGTTCGCGAAGGTTTCCGCCTGATAACGATTTAATAACCGGATTGGGAAATATACGATGCGGTCAATTGGTGAAAAAGGCCTTACGCAGAGTATGCAATGTACCGCCTGATCATCAGCTGATCGCTTCAGTGCGATCGATTGGATATGCTAGAGTAGCATTCGTGTTTTGTACGTGTACGTCTGAATGTCGGGATAATTTGCAGAGTGTGACAAGAACTTCAGGCCATCAAACAACAATTAGTCAACCATGCACAGATATACAGTCAACACGGAAGTGCTCGACCATTTTTGTCTCTGCTGTTATGCAAACGGGAACTATAACTTTCTTCTGGACGTTCCATTTCCCCATCCCCTTACAACGCATAGTAAACCAAAAGCAGCCACCGCCTCAATCCTACGTTTAA
- the HPA3 gene encoding D-amino-acid N-acetyltransferase (D-Amino acid N-acetyltransferase that detoxifies D-amino acids; catalyzes N-acetylation of D-amino acids through ordered bi-bi mechanism in which acetyl-CoA is first substrate bound and CoA is last product liberated; acetylates histones and polyamines, also autoacetylates), giving the protein MSNEEPEKMVNDRIVVKAIEPKDEEAWNKLWKEYQGFQKTVMPPEVATTTFARFIDPTVKLWGALAFDTETGDAIGFAHYLNHLTSWHVEEVVYMNDLYVTERARVKGVGRKLIEFVYSRADELGTPAVYWVTDHYNHRAQLLYTKVAYKTDKVLYKRNGY; this is encoded by the coding sequence ATGTCAAACGAAGAACCGGAAAAAATGGTTAACGATCGAATTGTGGTGAAGGCCATCGAGCCAAAAGATGAGGAAGCCTGGAACAAACTGTGGAAGGAGTATCAGGGTTTCCAAAAAACGGTTATGCCTCCGGAAGTAGCCACCACTACCTTCGCAAGGTTTATAGACCCTACGGTCAAACTATGGGGTGCTCTAGCCTTTGACACCGAGACCGGCGATGCAATTGGCTTTGCACACTACCTGAACCATTTGACGTCGTGGCATGTCGAAGAAGTTGTCTACATGAATGACTTATATGTCACTGAACGCGCAAGAGTCAAAGGCGTAGGTAGAAAGCTCATAGAATTTGTATACAGCCGTGCCGATGAGCTCGGTACGCCTGCAGTGTACTGGGTTACAGACCATTACAATCACCGCGCACAGTTGCTGTACACCAAAGTGGCTTACAAGACAGATAAGGTTCTTTACAAGAGAAACGGATACTGA
- the SIT1 gene encoding siderophore transporter (Ferrioxamine B transporter; member of the ARN family of transporters that specifically recognize siderophore-iron chelates; transcription is induced during iron deprivation and diauxic shift; potentially phosphorylated by Cdc28p) — protein MDPGIANHTLPEEFEEVVVPEMLEKEVGAKVDVKPTLTTSSPAPSYIELIDPGVHNIEIYAEMYNRPIYRVALFFSLFLIAYAYGLDGNIRYTFQAYATSSYSQHSLLSTVNCIKTVIAAVGQIFFARLSDIFGRFSIMIVSIIFYSMGTIIESQAVNITRFAVGGCFYQLGLTGIILILEVIASDFSNLNWRLLALFIPALPFIINTWISGNVTSAIDANWKWGIGMWAFILPLACIPLGICMLHMRYLARKHAKDRLKPEFEALNKLKWKSFCIDIAFWKLDIIGMLLITVFFGCVLVPFTLAGGLKEEWKTAHIIVPEVIGWVVVLPLYMLWEIKYSRHPLTPWDLIQDRGIFFALLIAFFINFNWYMQGDYMYTVLVVAVHESIKSATRITSLYSFVSVIVGTILGFILIKVRRTKPFIIFGISCWIVSFGLLVHYRGDSGAHSGIIGSLCLLGFGAGSFTYVTQASIQASAKTHARMAVVTSLYLATYNIGSAFGSSVSGAVWTNILPKEISKRISDPTLAAQAYGSPFTFITTYTWGTPERIALVMSYRYVQKILCIIGLVFCFPLLGCAFMLRNHKLTDSIALEGNDHLESKNTFEIEEKEESFLKNKFFTHFTSSKDRKD, from the coding sequence ATGGACCCTGGTATTGCTAATCATACCCTCCCCGAGGAATTTGAAGAGGTTGTCGTTCCCGAGATGCTGGAAAAGGAAGTAGGAGCCAAGGTCGATGTCAAGCCAACGCTAACCACATCTTCTCCAGCACCTTCTTACATTGAATTGATAGATCCAGGTGTGCATAACATCGAGATTTACGCAGAAATGTACAACCGCCCGATCTACCGTGTCGCATTATTCTTCTCACTTTTCCTCATTGCCTATGCTTACGGATTAGATGGTAATATCCGTTACACTTTCCAGGCGTACGCGACTTCGTCGTACTCCCAGCACTCGCTGCTATCGACCGTCAACTGTATTAAGACGGTTATTGCGGCTGTAGGCCAGATCTTCTTTGCCAGATTATCAGATATCTTCGGCAGATTTTCCATTATGATTGTCAgtatcattttttatagCATGGGGACCATCATTGAGTCGCAAGCGGTGAATATTACAAGATTTGCAGTTGGTGGTTGTTTTTACCAATTGGGTCTTACCGGTATTATTCTAATTTTGGAAGTTATTGCTTCTGACTTTTCCAACTTGAACTGGAGGTTGTTAGCCTTATTCATTCCAGCTTTACCATTTATCATCAACACCTGGATTAGCGGGAACGTAACAAGTGCCATAGATGCTAATTGGAAATGGGGTATTGGTATGTGGGCTTTTATACTGCCGCTAGCTTGTATTCCGCTTGGAATTTGTATGTTGCACATGAGGTATTTAGCAAGAAAGCATGCTAAAGATAGATTGAAGCCCGAGTTCGAAGCGCTAAACAAATTGAAGTGGAAGTCCTTTTGTATAGACATCGCATTTTGGAAATTGGATATCATTGGAATGTTATTAATTACTGTATTTTTCGGGTGTGTATTGGTTCCATTCACCTTAGCGGGTGGTTTGAAAGAGGAATGGAAAACTGCGCATATTATTGTCCCTGAAGTCATTGGTTGGGTTGTAGTGTTACCACTGTACATGCTATGGGAAATAAAGTACTCGAGACATCCATTGACACCTTGGGACTTGATTCAAGATAGAGGTATCTTTTTCGCTCTACTCATCGCAttctttatcaattttaaCTGGTATATGCAAGGTGATTACATGTATACTGTACTAGTCGTTGCAGTTCATGAATCCATAAAGTCCGCTACAAGAATTACCTCCTTGTATTCATTTGTTTCTGTTATCGTTGGTACAATCCTCGGGTTCATACTGATTAAAGTTAGAAGGACTAAGccttttattatatttggCATTTCTTGTTGGATCGTCTCATTTGGTTTGCTGGTCCATTACCGTGGTGACTCCGGTGCTCATTCCGGTATCATTGGCTCTTTGTGTCTATTAGGTTTCGGTGCAGGTTCATTTACCTATGTGACTCAAGCTTCCATCCAAGCATCCGCTAAAACTCATGCAAGAATGGCGGTAGTAACCTCATTATACCTTGCCACTTATAATATTGGTTCTGCATTTGGTAGTTCTGTTAGCGGAGCTGTCTGGACTAATATCCTACccaaagaaatttcaaaaagaatttcCGATCCAACCTTAGCTGCACAAGCGTACGGTTCTCCATTTACATTCATTACAACTTATACCTGGGGAACACCAGAAAGAATAGCTTTAGTCATGTCTTACCGCTAtgttcaaaagattttatGTATCATAGGTTTGGTATTCTGCTTTCCTTTGTTAGGTTGCGCATTCATGTTGAGAAATCATAAACTAACAGATTCTATTGCTCTTGAAGGCAATGATCATTTGGAAAGTAAAAACACCTTTGAAATTgaggaaaaggaagaaagttttttgaaaaataaattctttACGCACTTTACAAGCAGTAAAGATAGGAAAGATTAA
- the AVT2 gene encoding Avt2p (Putative transporter; member of a family of seven S. cerevisiae genes (AVT1-7) related to vesicular GABA-glycine transporters) yields the protein MSELGEYSKLENKELRTEFELTNFPFPGTTDNDSDDGSQGQNSLNIITPDMDDTLVNDVLRENDKKSSMRMAFMNLANSILGAGIITQPFAIKNAGILGGLLSYVALGFIVDWTLRLIVINLTLAGKRTYQGTVEHVMGKKGKLLILFTNGLFAFGGCIGYCIIIGDTIPHVLRAIFSQNDGNVHFWLRRNVIIVMVTTFISFPLSMKRNIEALSKASFLAVISMIIIVLTVVIRGPMLPYDWKGHSLKLSDFFMKATIFRSLSVISFALVCHHNTSFIFFSMRNRSVAKFTRLTHISIIISVICCALMGYSGFAVFKEKTKGNVLNSFPGTDTAINIARLCFGFNMLTTFPMEIFVLRDVVGNLLHECNLIKNYDEHTQLSGKQHVVITSSLVFITMGISLTTCNLGALFELIGATTASTMAYILPPYTNLLLTSKKKSWKERLPFYLCICFGFMIMIISSTQTIIDAVNGSDGQHCQI from the coding sequence ATGTCTGAGTTAGGTGAGTATTCTAAAttagaaaacaaagagCTTAGAACGGAGTTTGAATTGacaaattttccttttccagGCACAACTGATAACGACTCCGATGACGGAAGCCAAGGGCAGAACTCTTTGAATATCATTACTCCTGACATGGATGATACTCTGGTTAATGATGTACTTCGAGAAAACGATAAAAAGTCTAGTATGAGAATGGCTTTTATGAATCTAGCAAACTCTATTCTTGGTGCCGGAATAATTACTCAGCCGTTCGCGATCAAAAATGCTGGTATATTAGGCGGGCTATTATCATACGTAGCCCTCGGATTTATAGTTGATTGGACGTTAAGACTTATTGTCATTAACTTGACTCTTGCTGGCAAGAGAACATACCAGGGTACGGTCGAACATGTAATGGGTAAAAAAGGGAAATTGCTGATTCTATTTACAAACGGGTTATTTGCATTTGGTGGATGTATTGGTTATTGCATAATTATTGGGGATACGATACCCCACGTACTCAGAGCTATATTCAGCCAGAACGATGGTAATGTACATTTTTGGCTCAGGCGAAATGTCATAATTGTAATGGTCACTACTTTCATTTCCTTTCCGTTATCAATGAAGAGAAACATAGAGGCACTATCAAAGGCATCTTTCTTGGCCGTTATAAGTATGATTATAATTGTACTGACAGTGGTAATTAGAGGACCTATGCTGCCCTATGATTGGAAAGGTCATTCTCTGAAGTTatctgattttttcatgaaAGCTACTATATTCAGAAGTCTCTCTGTCATTTCCTTTGCGTTGGTTTGTCATCATAATActagttttattttcttttccatgAGGAATAGAAGTGTGGCAAAATTTACCAGGTTAACGCATATCAGTATCATTATCTCAGTAATATGCTGTGCACTAATGGGATATTCGGGATTTGcagttttcaaagaaaaaacaaaaggcAATGTTTTAAACAGTTTCCCAGGAACAGACACTGCTATCAACATAGCCAGACTCTGTTTCGGATTTAACATGCTAACCACATTCCCCAtggaaatttttgttttgagaGATGTTGTCGGTAACTTGTTACATGAATGCAACCTTATTAAAAATTATGACGAACACACTCAATTATCAGGTAAACAGCACGTCGTTATAACTTCTTCACTAGTCTTCATCACCATGGGTATATCATTAACTACATGTAATTTAGGAGCATTATTTGAACTGATTGGGGCCACTACGGCATCGACTATGGCTTACATTTTGCCGCCATACACAAATTTGTTGTTAACTAGTAAGAAGAAGAGTTGGAAGGAAAGGCTTCCTTTCTATCTTTGTATATGCTTTGGTTTCATGATTATGATAATCAGCAGCACCCAAACTATTATTGATGCAGTTAATGGTTCTGATGGACAGCACTGCCAAATATAg